Sequence from the Kribbella aluminosa genome:
CCGGGCCAGCGTGATCGACATGGGGATCGTCCGGCGCCGCAAGGTGGACGTCGCGGCGGACATCCCGGCCCGCCGGATCGCCGACCTGCCGGTCGAGCTGGACGGCGCCCTCGGGCGCTCGATCCGGGCCGCCGAGCGGGAGCTCGCCGACCGGCTGGTCGCGCGGTACCGGACCGCGCTGGAGACCCGGCGTTCGGGTGCCGTCGTGGAGGGTATCGACCACGACCTGGTCCGCCAGGTGGCCGGCTGGGAGCGGACCGAGATGGCCGCCAAGAAGACCGGCGACAACGTGTTCAGCCTGTTCCGCCGGATCGGTCAGGCGAAGGCCGGCCTGGCCGCGGACTACGCCGCGCAGCTGGCGCAGAACGTCGGCAAGGTGGTCTTCTTCGCCCGGCACATCGAGGTGATGGACACCGCCGAGGAGCTGTTCGCCGAGCGCGGCATCCGGTACGCCTCGATCCGCGGCGACCAGACGTCCCGGACCCGGCAGAAGAACATCGATGCCTTCGTCAACGATCCCGAGGTGTCGATCGCGGTCTGCTCGCTGCTCACCGCGGGCGTCGGACTGAACCTGCAGGTCTCCTCGAACGTCGTGCTCGCCGAGCTCTCCTGGACGAACGCCGAGCAGACCCAGGCGATCGACCGGGTGCACCGGATCGGCCAGGACGAGCCGGTCACCGCGTGGCGGATCATCGCCGCGCAGACCATCGACACCCGGGTCGCGGACCTCATCGACGCCAAGGCCGGCCTGGCCGCCAAGGCACTCGACGGCTCCGACGAAGAGGTCGGCTCCTCGGCCGACTTCCAGCTCGAGGCCCTGGCCGCGCTCCTGACCCGGGCGCTAGAGGCCGCTGCCTGACAGCTCGCCCACCGGCAACACGACCGCCAGCTGGTTGGTTGCCGGGGCGAGTGGGCAGGTCCACTCGGGGCTGTAGGCGCAGGACGGGTTGTACGCGAAGTTCAGGTCGACGACGAAGTGGCCCGTGGACAGGTCGCTGCCGAGGTCGGCGCCTTTGACGGTGTCGATCAGGTAGCGGCCGCCGCCGTACGTCGAGCTGCTGCGGTCCTTGACCGGGACGAAGAGGCCGCCGCCGTACGACTCCAGCCACCAGACGTCCAGGTCGCCGATCGGGAGGTGCAGGACGCCTACCCGGGAGAACGGGATCGCCCCGTCGGTGGCCGACTGGAACTCCCAGTTGTCGGGTTTCACGTCGGTGTCGAGCGTTGATTCATAGCGGTACTGCGGGTCGTACGCCGCGACCGGTGCGCCGCGGTACGTCGCGCGGTCTTGGCCCGGGACCGGGGAGGCCGGGTGGTGCATCAGTAGGTCGTTGCGGCGTGCTTGCCAGTGGGCGTGGGCTGCCGCGGGGTCCGATTCGGTGCGGACGGCGTTGTACAGGTCGAAGACCTGGCGGCGCCAGTCGGCGACGGCCAGGGTGGGGGCTGGGAAGTCCACGGTGTCTCCTGTCAGCTCTTGAGGGCGCCGGCGGACTGGGTCCAGTACTTGTGGATCTTGCCGAGGTACGACTGCGCCTGCGTCCCCGCCGTCCGGCCGCGGGCGAAGATCCGCATGTTGCCGCCGCCGGCGTTGTAGCCGAGGGCAAGCAACTCGTCCTTGGTGTACAGGTCGGCGCGCTTCGCCGGCAGCCGTCTCGCCAGGTCGTGCAGGTGCCAGGCCGCGGCCTCGATCGCCAGCGCCGGGTTGTCCGGCAACTCCTCCCACCTCCGCTTGGCGAAGTCCCGGCCACGTTTCGTCTCGTCGAACGCCGGCTTGTGCATGTTCGCGATCCCGAACGCCGGGTTCGAGTCGACCTCCGCCCACTGCCGCTCGAACTTCGGGTCGTGCGGCTTGTACGACTCGGCGTACAGGATCGCCATCAGCAGTTGCGGGTTCACCCCCGCCTGCTTCGCGTACCGCCGTACGTCGGTCGCGAAGTGCGCCGGATCGTAGTCCTGGTACCAGGCCCTGGAGGCCGTGGCGGTCGGCTTCGGTGTGGTGGTCGCCTTCGTACTCGGGACAGGCTTGTCCGCGGTGTCCTTGCTGGAGCACGCCGTCAAGACACCGACGAGCAGTACTCCGATCCCCACCCATGCCCAGCGCTTCGCCACGCCCCCACCGTACCGGTGAGCCAACAGCACGACCCCGGTTCGGGCGCTGGTCCTCCTGGCAGGCTGCCGAAGCGTTGCCCTGGCAAACGGAAAGCGCTTGCTAGGATGGTTCGATGATCTACGAGCTGAATCATGTCG
This genomic interval carries:
- a CDS encoding transglycosylase SLT domain-containing protein, with protein sequence MAKRWAWVGIGVLLVGVLTACSSKDTADKPVPSTKATTTPKPTATASRAWYQDYDPAHFATDVRRYAKQAGVNPQLLMAILYAESYKPHDPKFERQWAEVDSNPAFGIANMHKPAFDETKRGRDFAKRRWEELPDNPALAIEAAAWHLHDLARRLPAKRADLYTKDELLALGYNAGGGNMRIFARGRTAGTQAQSYLGKIHKYWTQSAGALKS
- a CDS encoding DUF1684 domain-containing protein → MDFPAPTLAVADWRRQVFDLYNAVRTESDPAAAHAHWQARRNDLLMHHPASPVPGQDRATYRGAPVAAYDPQYRYESTLDTDVKPDNWEFQSATDGAIPFSRVGVLHLPIGDLDVWWLESYGGGLFVPVKDRSSSTYGGGRYLIDTVKGADLGSDLSTGHFVVDLNFAYNPSCAYSPEWTCPLAPATNQLAVVLPVGELSGSGL